One segment of Candidatus Micrarchaeota archaeon DNA contains the following:
- a CDS encoding rubrerythrin — protein sequence MMSDIPKNIEKLKGEDRDKEILRVGLIAELDAINLYEQLAAMCDDLKIKKVLMDIAKEEKTHVGEFLELLLERDREQVDQLNKGKEEVEELTG from the coding sequence TAGAAAAACTGAAGGGTGAGGATAGAGATAAAGAGATCTTGAGAGTGGGTTTGATAGCGGAATTGGATGCGATTAACTTGTACGAACAGTTGGCTGCTATGTGTGATGATTTGAAGATAAAGAAGGTATTAATGGATATTGCTAAAGAAGAGAAAACTCATGTCGGTGAGTTTTTAGAATTGCTCCTGGAACGTGACAGAGAGCAGGTTGACCAACTTAATAAAGGTAAGGAGGAGGTTGAAGAGTTGACCGGTTGA